In Acipenser ruthenus chromosome 58, fAciRut3.2 maternal haplotype, whole genome shotgun sequence, a genomic segment contains:
- the LOC131725003 gene encoding uncharacterized protein LOC131725003: MLKIFFLVSLVLMAASHIQSVKSSSSGGSDASVQKTCARLFHPETGEQLELPSLPEKKKLLRGAAAGSEGAFSFSSFTVMDGCLLSLWVAGSQEWGLESRSFLSGAYLNQLPGAGVSLTSYQCTCDQEKKQVTADYEDFKNSHIADVSPNDNNMFCTSEIKTRCINRNGKCKPINTFIFASEDEVIEVCNSEGDHVYDNVYKSKETFKIVVCREINYNNTLSECSYKTNKIRSVCICLACGGRKGWKKPVHYNGTECRPPAFRLTERV; this comes from the coding sequence ATGTTGAAGATCTTCTTCTTGGTGTCCTTGGTGCTGATGGCTGCTTCCCACATCCAGTCTGTAAAGAGTTCCTCATCGGGTGGTTCTGATGCTAGTGTCCAGAAGACCTGTGCCCGCCTCTTCCACCCGGAGACTGgggagcagctggagctgccGTCCCTCCCAGAGAAGAAGAAGCTGCTGAGGGGAGCTGCTGCTGGGAGTGAAGGAGCCTTCAGCTTCAGCTCCTTCACTGTGATGGACGGGTGTCTGCTCTCTCTGTGGGTTGCAGGTTCCCAAGAATGGGGCCTGGAGTCTCGCTCCTTCCTGAGTGGGGCTTACCTCAACCAGCTGCCTGGTGCTGGGGTCTCCCTGACCAGCTACCAGTGCACCTGCGACCAGGAGAAAAAACAAGTCACGGCCGATTACGaagattttaaaaacagccacATTGCAGATGTAAGTCCAAATGATAACAATATGTTCTGCACAAGTGAAATAAAGACAAGATGTATAAATAGAAACGGAAAATGCAAACCAATAAACACTTTTATATTTGCTTCTGAAGATGAGGTAATCGAGGTGTGTAACAGCGAAGGTGATCATGTGTACGATAATGTGTATAAGAGCAAAGAAACATTCAAAATTGTTGTATGCAGGGAGATAAACTATAACAATACGCTGTCCGAATGttcttataaaacaaacaaaattagaTCAGTTTGTATCTGTTTAGCATGTGGGGGTAGAAAGGGTTGGAAGAAGCCTGTGCATTATAATGGTACTGAATGCAGACCTCCAGCCTTCAGGCTCACAGAGAGAGTTTAA